A DNA window from Limanda limanda chromosome 6, fLimLim1.1, whole genome shotgun sequence contains the following coding sequences:
- the LOC133002935 gene encoding extracellular calcium-sensing receptor-like, protein MDQNLKGKFPTSWDHEDLRLTAKEGLGRQTGGLEGAQATTCTRWSALNNKVLSQDGDVILGGLFNLYYIPSAVQQDFIEQPHYEPCTGLDLETLKYLYALAFAVDEINGNSSLLPGVKLGYSIVDSCSRYPWALQDALSLVGGNTRSCSLTASTPQSASHGQPGDISGKPVPLLIGASSSTTGIILSRTLGPLSIPIISYLATCPCLSDRLKFPNFFRTIPSDIYQARAIAQLAISFHWTWVGAVHANTAYGQLAMQVFKEEIKGKGVCLDFVESVHRETIVRDARRAALTIQASTARVILIFCWYTDAKKLFLELNARNVTDRQFLASEAWSTSDDLLQDPALSNVARGVLGVAIRSSTIPGFEKYLRNLHPVRRPHDGFLRDFWEKEFGCSAGGAASFAYSSSSHRASNGSTSSPAKESFQRASLPPCSGTESLEELQHPFTDTSQLRVVYNVYLAVYAAAHALHSLLSCSSRDRDISICSSPDHINPKELLQHLNQVNFTTPQGEMFYFQGADTPAKYDLVNWQKTPEGPMKLVLIGHVDGFDLHLNQSAIQWSTGSNQVPVSVCSESCPPGSRLANRKGEPVCCFDCIQCAEGEISNKIGSPHCDPCPSEFWSNTDRTACVPRQLDFLFFNETLGITLTAAAVSGATVTAAVLLVFVYYHQTPMVRANNSELSFLLLLSLKLCFLCSLLFIGHPSVWACRFQQAAFGISFVLCVSCLLVKTMVVLAVFRSARPGAGSLIKWFGLRQQRGSVGLFTCIQVIICAIWLSLSPPVPQQDFGIRGSKVTLRCAMGSVVGFSLVLGYIGLLACSCLFLAFLARKLPDNFNEAKLITFSMLIFCAVWVAFVPAYISSPGKYVVAVEIFAILASSYGLLLCIFAPKCFIILLKPEKNTKKYLMAR, encoded by the exons ATGGACCAGAATCTCAAAGGAAAGTTTCCAACATCTTGGGACCATGAAGACCTGAGGCTGACAGCAAAGGAAGGCT tgggcagacagacagggggtCTGGAGGGGGCTCAGGCGACGACGTGCACCAGGTGGAGCGCACTGAACAACAAGGTCCTCTCTCAGGACGGGGACGTGATCCTTGGTGGACTTTTTAATCTGTATTACATACCTTCAGCTGTACAGCAGGACTTCATCGAACAGCCACACTATGAACCATGCACTGG CTTAGATCTTGAGACATTGAAATATTTGTATGCTTTGGCGTTTGCGGTGGATGAAATCAACGGGAACAGCTCCCTGCTGCCAGGAGTCAAGCTGGGCTACAGCATAGTGGACAGCTGCAGCCGATACCCGTGGGCACTGCAAGATGCACTGTCACTGGTCGGAGGAAACACACGCAGCTGCAGCTTAACAGCATCTACGCCACAGTCTGCATCGCATGGACAACCTGGAGACATAA GTGGGAAGCCTGTTCCTCTGCTGATTGGGGCTTCCTCGTCCACAACAGGGATAATATTGTCCAGGACCCTTGGGCCTCTCTCTATACCAATT aTCAGCTACCTGGCCACCTGCCCCTGTCTGAGTGACCGGCTCAAGTTTCCTAACTTCTTCAGAACGATCCCCAGTGACATTTACCAGGCCAGGGCCATCGCACAACTGGCTATAAGCTTCCACTGGACGTGGGTTGGGGCTGTGCATGCAAACACCGCCTATGGTCAATTGGCGATGCAG GTATTTAAGGAGGAGATTAAAGGCAAGGGGGTGTGTCTGGACTTCGTAGAGAGCGTCCACAGAGAGACCATTGTGAGAGATGCCAGACGTGCGGCGCTTACAATTCAAGCTTCAACTGCGAGGGTGATTCTCATCTTCTGCTGGTACACTGACGCAAAGAAGCTGTTTCTGGAGCTAAATGCAAGAAAT GTGACTGACAGACAGTTTTTGGCCAGTGAGGCCTGGAGCACCAGTGACGATCTCCTCCAGGACCCTGCCCTCTCCAATGTGGCCAGAGGCGTTCTTGGCGTGGCCATCCGAAGTTCAACAATACCCGGGTTTGAAAAATATCTCAGGAATCTGCACCCAGTTCGTCGTCCGCATGACGGATTCTTAAGAGACTTCTGGGAAAAGGAGTTTGGATGCAGTGCAGGGGGGGCTGCATCGTTTGCATATTCCTCTTCATCTCACCGTGCATCGAATGGCTCCACTTCATCTCCTGCCAAGGAGTCTTTTCAGAGAGCCTCTCTGCCCCCCTGCAGTGGCACAgagtctctggaggagctgcagcatcccTTCACTGACACCTCTCAGCTCAGGGTGGTTTATAATGTCTACCTGGCTGTGTATGCTGCAGCCCACGCCCTCCacagcctcctctcctgctccagcagagacagagacatctcAATATGCTCCTCTCCAGATCACATCAATCCAAAAGAG CTGTTGCAGCACTTAAACCAGGTGAACTTCACTACACCACaaggtgaaatgttttatttccaagGAGCCGACACTCCGGCAAAGTATGATCTCGTCAACTGGCAGAAAACTCCAGAGGGGCCAATGAAGCTCGTTCTGATTGGCCACGTGGACGGGTTTGATCTCCACCTTAACCAATCAGCCATTCAGTGGAGCACGGGATCCAATCAG GTGCCTGTGTCAGTGTGCAGTGAGAGCTGTCCTCCAGGCAGCCGACTGGCCAACAGGAAAGGAGAACCTGTCTGCTGCTTCGACTGTATCCAATGTGCTGAGGGAGAGATTAGCAATAAAATTG GTTCCCCTCACTGTGATCCCTGTCCGTCTGAGTTCTGGTCCAACACTGATCGAACGGCCTGCGTCCCTCGCCAGCTTGACTTCCTCTTCTTTAATGAAACTCTGGGCATTACCCTGACGGCAGCAGCAGTGTCTGGTGCCACGGTGACGGCTGCGGTGCTCCTGGTTTTTGTTTACTACCATCAAACACCCATG GTGCGAGCCAACAACTCAGAgctgagcttcctgctgcttctgtctctgaagctctgcttcctgtgctcGCTGCTGTTCATCGGTCATCCGTCAGTGTGGGCCTGTCGCTTCCAGCAGGCGGCTTTTGGGATCAgctttgtgctttgtgtttcctgcctGCTGGTTAAAACCATGGTGGTTCTGGCTGTTTTCCGTTCAGCTCGGCCCGGTGCTGGATCCTTGATAAAGTGGTTTGGTCTGCGGCAACAGAGAGGAAGTGTCGGCCTCTTCACCTGTATACAG GTTATCATCTGTGCCATATGGCTGTCCCTCAGCCCCCCCGTGCCTCAGCAGGATTTTGGTATccgagggtcaaaggtcaccctGAGGTGTGCAATGGGCTCTGTGGTGGGCTTCTCTCTGGTCCTGGGCTACATCGGCCTGCTGGCCTGCTCCTGCCTCTTCTTGGCTTTTCTCGCCCGGAAACTCCCCGACAACTTCAACGAGGCCAAGCTGATCACCTTCAGCATGCTGATCTTCTGCGCCGTCTGGGTCGCCTTCGTCCCAGCGTACATTAGCTCTCCTGGGAAGTACGTTGTCGCTGTAGAGATTTTTGCGATCCTTGCCTCCAGCTATGGTTTGCTGCTCTGCATTTTTGCCCCGAAATGTTTCATAATTCTCTTGAAGCCTGAGAAAAACACTAAGAAATACCTGATGGCCAGATAG